A window of Streptomyces sp. DG1A-41 contains these coding sequences:
- a CDS encoding pectate lyase, translated as MTAPAEQRVRHRRRVTKRRAVIAGVSAFGITGAAIITTSMLSTAGAASSWPTDKGKTPVSKTIPVSGVRDGGMKMFYGSGALGGDSQDEGQDPLFELADGAVLKNVIIGTPAADGVHCKGSCTLQNVWWTDVGEDAASFKGKSSSAVYKVIGGGAKNADDKVLQFNGAGTLNVSGFQVQNAGKLVRSCGNCKTQYKRTIVLDDIDVTAPMNSIVGVNANYGDTATLSKIRIHGDSKKKIKTCVRFEGNNTGKEPKELTPPGPDGKTCKFKASDISYQ; from the coding sequence ATGACTGCACCAGCAGAACAGCGCGTCCGCCACCGTCGCCGGGTCACCAAGCGGCGGGCGGTGATCGCCGGGGTGTCGGCGTTCGGCATCACGGGAGCGGCGATCATCACGACGTCGATGCTGTCGACGGCGGGCGCCGCGTCCTCCTGGCCCACGGACAAGGGCAAGACGCCCGTGTCGAAGACCATCCCGGTCTCCGGTGTCCGCGACGGCGGGATGAAGATGTTCTACGGCTCCGGCGCGCTCGGCGGCGACAGCCAGGACGAGGGCCAGGACCCGCTCTTCGAGCTGGCCGACGGCGCGGTCCTGAAGAACGTCATCATCGGCACCCCGGCCGCGGACGGCGTGCACTGCAAGGGCAGTTGCACGCTCCAGAACGTGTGGTGGACGGACGTCGGCGAGGACGCGGCCAGCTTCAAGGGCAAGTCGTCGTCGGCCGTGTACAAGGTGATCGGCGGCGGCGCGAAGAACGCCGACGACAAGGTGCTCCAGTTCAACGGCGCCGGCACGCTTAACGTGTCGGGCTTCCAGGTGCAGAACGCCGGGAAGCTGGTGCGCTCCTGCGGCAACTGCAAGACGCAGTACAAGCGCACGATCGTGCTGGACGACATCGACGTCACGGCGCCCATGAACTCGATCGTCGGCGTGAACGCCAACTACGGCGACACGGCCACGCTGTCGAAGATCCGCATCCACGGCGACAGCAAGAAGAAGATCAAGACGTGTGTGCGCTTCGAGGGCAACAACACGGGCAAGGAGCCCAAGGAGCTGACCCCGCCCGGCCCGGACGGCAAGACCTGCAAGTTCAAGGCCTCGGACATCAGCTACCAGTGA
- a CDS encoding right-handed parallel beta-helix repeat-containing protein produces the protein MPLSAGRHRRTRTLTIAAAVACASGAGGVYLGLSGGGAQAASSTVTVSTAAQLEAAVKNATAGTTIQVRGGTYYPAATLKSTANGTSSARITLRAYGSEKVRIDGSKLPAGSWLAAIHGDNWTVENLAFVNSPAQGFVATSSAGGVFKNLVTADNGDSGFTLRGDGTTGNLVQNLDSHGNYDPAGHGQNADGIAVKFGSGTGNRITGARLFNNSDDGLDLWQFSSPVTIEHSWAFGNGENRWHDPAFEGNGNGFKLGGGGASVAHVVNNNAAWDNTLHGFTENSNTGAIAVNRNTTYANAHNGFYFATGKARLGKNLAVRDKGGPAKPASSTVSAGNNWDSGVPTPSFRSTDATSAYGARRADGSLPATTFLTTGSTTIGATMD, from the coding sequence ACGCCATCGCAGGACCCGTACGCTCACCATCGCCGCCGCGGTGGCCTGCGCCTCGGGGGCGGGCGGCGTCTATCTCGGGCTCTCGGGCGGCGGCGCGCAGGCCGCCTCGTCGACCGTCACCGTCTCCACCGCGGCCCAGCTCGAAGCGGCCGTGAAGAACGCCACCGCGGGTACCACCATCCAGGTCCGCGGCGGCACCTACTATCCGGCCGCGACCCTCAAGTCCACGGCGAACGGAACGAGTTCGGCCCGTATCACCCTGCGGGCGTACGGCAGCGAGAAGGTCCGCATCGACGGCTCCAAGCTGCCCGCCGGCTCCTGGCTGGCCGCCATCCACGGCGACAACTGGACCGTCGAGAACCTCGCCTTCGTCAACTCACCGGCCCAGGGCTTCGTCGCCACATCCTCCGCCGGCGGCGTCTTCAAGAACCTCGTCACCGCGGACAACGGCGACTCCGGCTTCACCCTGCGCGGCGACGGCACCACCGGCAACCTCGTGCAGAACCTGGACAGCCACGGCAACTACGACCCGGCCGGCCACGGCCAGAACGCCGACGGCATCGCCGTCAAGTTCGGCTCCGGGACGGGCAACAGGATCACCGGCGCCCGGCTGTTCAACAACTCCGACGACGGCCTCGACCTCTGGCAGTTCTCCTCGCCGGTCACCATCGAGCACTCCTGGGCCTTCGGCAACGGCGAGAACCGCTGGCACGACCCGGCCTTCGAGGGCAACGGCAACGGCTTCAAACTGGGCGGCGGGGGAGCGTCGGTCGCCCATGTCGTCAACAACAACGCAGCCTGGGACAACACGCTGCACGGCTTCACCGAGAACTCCAACACCGGCGCCATCGCCGTGAACCGCAACACCACGTACGCCAACGCCCACAACGGCTTCTACTTCGCCACCGGCAAGGCCCGCCTCGGCAAGAACCTCGCCGTGCGCGACAAGGGCGGCCCTGCCAAGCCGGCCTCGTCGACGGTCTCCGCCGGCAACAACTGGGACAGCGGCGTCCCCACCCCGTCCTTCAGGTCGACGGACGCGACCAGCGCGTACGGAGCCCGCCGGGCGGACGGCTCCCTCCCCGCGACGACGTTCCTGACGACCGGCTCGACGACCATCGGCGCCACGATGGACTAG